A segment of the Anthonomus grandis grandis chromosome 11, icAntGran1.3, whole genome shotgun sequence genome:
CTGTGCCCGTTTTCCTTAGACCTGGATCTGGAACGATCCTCCCTCGACTTGGATCTCTCCTCCCTATCGTCTTCCCTGGACTTGGACCGATCTTCGCGTCCGTTGGTCTTAGATCGGGACCTGGAGCGGTCCTCGCGAGCCTTTTTAGCTTCCCTCGAGGCGGATCTGGACCGGGAGCGTTTGTTCGAGCGGCTACGGGAGCGAGATGCCTTATTCTCCTTGCTCTTGCTTCTGGATTTGCTTCTAGACTTCGATCCGCTGCGAGATCTAGATCTGGAGCGGCTTCTGGAGCTCGATTCGCCTCGTCTACGGCTCTTGCTTTTGTCCTCCACAACTCGGATACGTCTACCGTTCAATTCGGTGTCATCCAACTGTTCAATAGCCTTTTTCATATCGCTGCGGCTGGCGAACTCTACTACGCCCTCGTTTTTATGATCTCTATGGGCGTCGGCGTAAGTAACCTCACCCGCTTGGCGCATATAGTCCTTAAGGTCTTGCCAGGACACTCTGCTGGAGAGATTTTCGATTATCACTCTATGCGCGGTGCGTGTGGGCGGTCCGTAACGATCTCTACCGCTATTTCTATCTCTGTCTCGGCCTCTGCTACTGCTACTCCCTCTGGAATCGGCCCAGCGGTCTCTTCCTCTAGGAGTCCCTCTCGCCCTCTCCACAGTCACCCGCTCTCCCTGGATTCTTTTGCCGTTTAATTCATAAACTGCATCATCCGCGTCACGGTAATCATCAAATTCGACAAATCCATATCCGGATTTCAGGGTGACTTCACGCATACGTCCGTAGCCGCGGAAAAAACGCTCCAAGTCGCGCTCGTTGGTGCCGTACGGCAGGCCTCCTATGTACACCCTCGAACCTACCATTTTTCACGAATTTCTACTAATTTTCCACAAAGGATTCCTTGTGATAATCGATTTCGCAGAGATAGAGGCCGTAACCGGGTACTGTGTTAATGCGGGGATTCCAAGAGTGCTTCGAAGGCACTTCAAGCATAAAACGGACCTCGTCAAGTGATATTGAGCCTATAGCGACAGCTAAAAGGGTGGCGGTGGTACGTCGAACCTGAAACATAAAGtgttattttagtttaatacTAGAAAACTAATAAATAGCTCAGCATTTTGCAAGTGTTTATATCATTATTACTTTGCGCAGCTTCTGTTTGTTACATAAACAGTAATGAACTggcatgttttttaaaaattaatatgaaatgATGAGAAGATTGGACATACAGTAGTAGGATGGTCCCAATTCTTTTTTGtcgttttgatattttttcttaaagttaCAGTTTCACTGTAAATGCTTATGAGGCTTggcttgtaaataaataaaatattaatgtacTTCAAAAATCAGATTGACAACTATAAGTAACATGATAAATTGTTAGTCATTACAGTgatcttatacagggtgttaaagtatGAGATGCTGATCCTTAAAGGTGTTAATCCTTAGGTAATTGTAAGAAGAAAAGTTCAGACGAAGCTATGGCCTAAACTCCGTAAGTTTTGAGCTTCAGTGTGTTGAAAGTTCTTTTTTTCCGCGGTAATCGCATGTCGAACGAAAAAAAGGCAAGAAATCTAATTTTGTCCTAAAATGAATGGGGATTATAAAAATAGTCTCTATTTTACGGAAAAGCAGTGGCGTGTgtgctaaatttcataaacatatctagaaatttaataaagttatgaTGAAGAAGCgatatttttcttaagattttaacaCCCTCAGCTCTGAcctgtagctcaaaagttaAGGGTTGAGAATATAGcttaatttgaatattcttaaaatcaCCTAAGGATTAACACCTTTAAGGATCAGCATCTAattctgtaacaccctgtaaagaaattgaatatatttattttcattttttcataaGTCAAAATGAGAtgattatcaaattattaaaactagcaTGAGTCTCACAATTTCCATACTTCCATTTTATTGATATACTCtcatatctatattttttttaaactaatgtTTGCGATTAAATCatgatttatttacaagttGATATGCCAGCAGCCATATATTAACAGATATACTGGGTGACACATGAATGAGGAAGAGATgagtattttattctttaagcTAAACAAATGAAATTGGTATATTGATGGAATTGTTAATCTGTTGACATAATCAGTTGTTTTCCGTCCCTTCCTGTTTAACCGGAAGTggcactaactttcttattttaaatgagacatTTCGTATATTACGAGGTGTGACAATTAAGTAATGAGACTGATTTTGTTGCGCTATGGTAAACCTGCGACCTTAACATTCCTTTCCCCTTCCCCGGCATCCCTTCCCTCTCCATTGATACACTGGCCATCGCTCTAGCTTGTTTAGTTCGCCTGCTGTGTCGTGTTGAGTGGACGTGCGTTGGTGGTGCGAAAGTGCGAATGATTGTCACGAAAATGCAAAAACGAAATCTAGAGCAACGCGTCGCAATAAAATTTTGCGCCAGATTGGGCGAAACAGCTTCGGAAACGTACACTAAAATTGTAAAAGTGCATGGTGATAGTGCTCTTAGTCTTGCCCAGGTGTTTCGATGACATAAAGAGTTTATGGAGGGGCGAGAAAGCGTGGAAGACCGGTCGATGTGCGGACTGATGCGCAGCGTGTACGCGCCCTTATCCTTAAAAATCGGCGTTTAACAGTCCGAATGCTAGCCTCCGAACTAGGTATGAACCGTGAGATAAATTTAACCGACGATTTTGGGATGACAACGCGCCGTGCCATATCGCCCTTAGCGTGTCCCAgtatttttgtacttttttttgttccctAGAACAAAATCGGTGGTCAAAGGTACCCATTTTGAATCGATTACGGACATCCAAGCGTGACGAGGGTACTGGCGGACATCCCAGTCGAAGCGTTCTAGAACTGTTACGAAACATGGAAAATGCGCTGGAATCGTTGTATAGCTGCCCAAGGGGACTACTTTGAAGGAAACGGCAGACTCATTACTTAATTGTCACACCTCGTAGTACgttatttcgatagaaaataataatctgAGACCAATGATACtgtatttgctactttttgttatatactcatagaaaaaaacattttttccaaattttgaaatagGATGCGttgaaatttctaatttttaattaagttatcaTGGAAAACTAgatttcattgcattttatgacttaaatgtTTTACATGTCTATTGAAAAATTTGTCCAAACCAGTAAGGttggcatttacttaattttttttaaatatcacgttgttgggaacaaccacttttgaaatttttttttaatcaaaaaatttgatttttttttaattggatgataaataagcccattaagcccataagaaaaaaaaactaagtcacataaataaatgCATACAATTCATACAAGGCTTTGATCTTTTGAATAGAAGGCTGCGTCTTGACGcgttctttaattatttttcaattgacataatatATGACATCTTGTCAAATAcaattttagtgtttactaataTGTGAAATGTTTACTGGCtgtatttctgaaaaactatatTTCAAAGTGGATGTTCATAaggtgctatttaaaaaatagagaaaacgCAAAAAATACtggtttggaaattttaaataggcgtgtaaaagattcaaataataaaatacaatgattatttttctgtgattacttgattaaaactttcaacACATTTATGGCACCCTagttcaaaatttaaagaatttatttttttccatgattataaaacaaaaagtaataaatgcggtttcattattttcagaatattattttctatcaacatatgtaataatataactataaattgtcctatttaaaataaaaaagtaacagtcacttcctgttaagccggaaataataaaaaataacagaatatgttaaaaaatgctcttataactattctatcgatacaCCAAATTCCATTTGCTTATCTTCAAAAGTAAAAAAGCTATTAAGtgtttttcctgtgtcacccggtatattaaCAACCttctaaatttgttaattaatatacagggtgttttttaatattgcgacaaaattcaggagcGTGTTCTTTGGATGAAATCAAGCTAAAAAGTTCCTCTCAACATATAGTCCTAAACGTCTTAGTTTTTACACTACAGGAtggtaaagttgaaaaaaaaaactactttttttcaataaattttatacatgTCTTTGAGGCACGTATTCGAATGTTTTACCGGAAAAACTTAAACTGCGTACCAATTTCCggaaaaatatctacaggggtatcaAGTTTATCGAAAAAACttagttttttctttcaacTCTACCACCCTATAGTGTAAAATGTAAGACGTTTAGGACGTATGTTCATAGgaaaatttttgcttaatttcgTCCAAGGAATACgcccctgaattttgtcgcaatattaaaagacaccctgtatatttaaattaaatcgaaacTACCGTGtcgtcaataaaattaaatttttttgaaaaatatttcatttggaTAACAAGAAAACCCATTTTCACATATTGTCAAGTCATAAAAGCTCACTTGAATAATGTGACttaaatttaaaggattttaactATTGACATGTAAATATAAAGTatttgcaaaatgaaaaaaaattaattgaattatcagtttttggcataaaaaactACATAAGATGTAGcttaaaaaatagagaaaaattacttagggttttGCTTGTAACCCTAATTATCTACAGAAACAGATCACCTAATTAAACTACTTATTTATTAGAAACATGAATTCACcagaaaaatgaataaaaattctttaaatttaaaaatctattcATTAAcgcaattaaatttatttgaattgaGTCATGCTAATCTTGCTCAAAACGTTTTTATTGATAAACCATTTCCAAATTGTTTGccaatttaacaaattttgtcAGTTTTAAAAGGAATTAGTCCTCACACCAACTAACCATCAATCAATTTTCCCTGATTatttacgaaaaatttaaaaattaacctaaaaagtgtttacctttttaagttctaCCTCAATTGactaaaaatttctaatttttccacTAACTTAAATGATATTAAACTTGCAAAATGTTTTCTGTAACTTGTATAACTAAATGAACAGTAAATAAGTAGGCATTTACTACCAGATTCAAATCTTgcaattaaatatgaatttattataaagtcACAATAGCAAAGAAATGAATCTGTTAGTGATTAACACGGATTTAAaccatatgaaaaaataatggCAGCCAGTTCCAGCTTGGGCAGCTCCAACCAAAAGTGAGGGGGGATCCGCATCTAGTCCAGTCCAGTCCAATCTTCTGGTTTGCACCTTAGAGCCCGAAAACGTgtgttgtaatattttttgaccCGATAACACAGTGGcaataacaaaacaataatCATTTCATACCTACTACTCTAGATGAATTTTAACCCAGAAGCATACCTGAAGATGGACGACAGTTAGACTGAAACCTGGGTAGAAATGGTAGGTAGTAGTGGGTGGGAGTAGCGCAAACCCGCAAAGACCACGAAGGCATGATTGATTGATTGGCGGTCCTTGGCTGGATTGGCCAATGGAGCTAAGGTCAAGGCAAGGCAGGCACAGCCGTCTTTTAATTGGTCAAGAGGTCAATTTTAGGTTCGATTCACTGTAAAATGGTCACTTTACTTTTGTGTTTTTATATtgtagctttttttttttttttgtaaaaagtgagTGGATAGATAGCTTTTAGTATTAAAGTagtaagattaatttttttttgctattgggTTAATATCCAAAAAGTTGTTAAAGAATTGaataatgtataatattatgttttcttattatttaaaaaattagtagtattttaaagaacaaaatatgcattatttgcaaatattttatcaaCACCTAATTTTAACTTGTTTCTTACAGAGATAAGATAAAATCatatcaatttttattgtttgcaatttaatcaaaacttgataaaatatttttataactgaTTTGAGATAAGTTATGGAAAaacatatttcattatttatatagcattaaaaaaagtgataatTTTGAGATTATAGTATAAGATGTATATATACGATATGagtacaaaacacaaaaaaaaattagtaaagaaatttttttcagattaaaATACTTATGCATTTAAATACTTGATATAATGTAGCTTTTTAGTTCATGAAttatttaagcaaaataattaatatgtaaatgtttttttttagaactttgATTATCAAGAGCATGGTTCAAAATTGAGGAGAATTGGCAGTGAGAAGAGCTGAAGAAGGCAGTGTCATCAACAAAAAGAGTGATAACATTGCTCGAAGGTACTTTCCCGCCGTTTTTGCCgctaatatttttcatttttttgtaagatttaatccaattttaggcaataaacactaagtatttaaaaataactttaaaattaattcacaTTACCAGTTATATGTACTTTAATAAGATGAAGCTccaaaaattaggtttttggaATGTTTTTAGAATTCCAAgataaaaatgaatattgttcACTGTATACAGtgcgagtctgtaacttggaataaattcaataataaataagctCCAATATCTCCTAAAAAATCAAGGTTCAGCAAATCATTAACATTAATCAGGAAGAGAGTTGTGC
Coding sequences within it:
- the LOC126742529 gene encoding serine-arginine protein 55 — protein: MVGSRVYIGGLPYGTNERDLERFFRGYGRMREVTLKSGYGFVEFDDYRDADDAVYELNGKRIQGERVTVERARGTPRGRDRWADSRGSSSSRGRDRDRNSGRDRYGPPTRTAHRVIIENLSSRVSWQDLKDYMRQAGEVTYADAHRDHKNEGVVEFASRSDMKKAIEQLDDTELNGRRIRVVEDKSKSRRRGESSSRSRSRSRSRSGSKSRSKSRSKSKENKASRSRSRSNKRSRSRSASREAKKAREDRSRSRSKTNGREDRSKSREDDREERSKSREDRSRSRSKENGHRSRSGSRERSKSREPSKERSRSRSRSKSN